One genomic segment of Intestinimonas butyriciproducens includes these proteins:
- a CDS encoding Crp/Fnr family transcriptional regulator, with product MAYHWAPLAEGQTPRIYAPGQLIYLQGTEADVFYYLLSGKARSYISSASGGERVLATHRSGDLMGEASFFDACPRVSSAVAVTECRVVSVDRDRLDRIFRAHPSLALPMLQYLARTVRMLSSHVDNMSFLQADRRVARCLLTFQEETDGTLHCTHEELGAAVGVSRVTVSRVLSEFARRGFLETGYRSMRILDRGALIDFASQRED from the coding sequence ATGGCGTATCATTGGGCCCCACTGGCTGAGGGCCAGACGCCGCGGATCTATGCGCCAGGGCAGCTCATCTACCTTCAGGGCACGGAAGCGGATGTGTTCTATTATCTGCTCTCCGGTAAGGCACGCAGCTATATCAGCTCCGCATCCGGCGGGGAGCGGGTACTTGCCACCCACCGCTCCGGAGACCTGATGGGCGAGGCATCTTTTTTTGACGCTTGTCCCCGGGTGTCCTCCGCTGTGGCGGTCACGGAATGCCGTGTGGTCTCGGTGGACCGCGACCGCCTGGACCGCATCTTCCGTGCTCACCCGAGTCTGGCTCTCCCGATGCTCCAGTACCTGGCCCGCACGGTGCGGATGCTCTCCAGCCACGTGGATAATATGTCCTTCCTCCAAGCGGACCGCCGGGTGGCCCGCTGTCTCCTCACATTCCAGGAAGAGACGGACGGCACCCTGCACTGCACCCATGAGGAGCTGGGCGCCGCCGTGGGCGTAAGCCGGGTGACGGTGAGCCGGGTTTTGAGCGAGTTTGCCCGTCGCGGCTTTCTGGAGACCGGTTACCGCTCTATGAGAATCCTAGACCGCGGGGCGCTCATCGACTTTGCAAGCCAAAGGGAGGATTAG
- a CDS encoding DUF6179 domain-containing protein, translating to MSDLKPQRVLRRECLDERRYFDTLLSVSLDHGLLTQNDLLRMQGEFLALLSQTCGTYTGGSGSSVPVETAEELSRSLLFTLGIWLKEFPDPEDALHALLETSLAEGYRRGSLKLIIQLRSTQQFYRQVMKHRIPTENELYNSTLRDGIPAFFERYRPAFTSHRISITADYPPLLYPQGYQGLDFIRLYLGRIHSEDLLCQAFEPRAVSRVLSLHAIDYGETVKSMVCNLCEPVLACALACGLGGGELYSLTFSKEEAQRAWERLSGATEDRRLLLEGLEKILSYASLQTSLGDSSKAMLREAVSISVASIKQMIHLLAER from the coding sequence ATGTCTGATCTGAAGCCGCAGCGTGTCCTGCGGCGGGAATGTCTGGATGAGAGGCGATATTTTGACACGCTGCTCTCCGTTTCGCTGGATCACGGACTCCTCACGCAAAATGATCTTCTCAGGATGCAGGGAGAGTTTCTCGCGCTTCTGTCTCAGACTTGTGGGACCTATACCGGAGGATCCGGCAGTTCAGTACCCGTCGAGACAGCGGAAGAATTGAGCCGTTCCCTCCTCTTTACGCTTGGCATATGGCTGAAAGAGTTTCCCGATCCAGAGGATGCGCTGCATGCACTTTTGGAGACCAGCCTCGCGGAAGGTTACCGCAGAGGCAGCCTGAAGCTTATCATTCAGCTTCGGTCCACCCAGCAATTTTATCGCCAAGTGATGAAGCACAGGATTCCGACAGAAAACGAGCTCTACAATTCCACATTGCGGGACGGAATCCCCGCTTTTTTCGAACGATACCGTCCTGCATTCACCTCACACCGCATTTCCATCACGGCGGACTATCCTCCCCTTCTCTACCCGCAGGGATATCAGGGACTCGACTTTATCCGTCTCTATCTGGGCCGCATCCACAGTGAGGACCTCCTGTGCCAAGCATTTGAACCGAGAGCGGTCTCCCGTGTTCTCTCCCTGCACGCCATTGATTATGGAGAGACGGTGAAAAGCATGGTCTGCAATCTGTGCGAACCGGTCCTTGCCTGTGCGCTGGCCTGCGGATTGGGCGGTGGGGAGTTGTACAGTCTTACCTTTTCCAAGGAAGAGGCGCAGCGGGCATGGGAGCGGTTGAGCGGTGCGACGGAAGACCGCAGACTGTTGCTGGAGGGATTGGAAAAGATCCTGTCCTACGCCTCCCTCCAGACGTCACTGGGGGATTCGTCGAAGGCGATGCTCCGAGAGGCCGTTTCTATAAGCGTTGCCTCAATCAAACAAATGATTCATCTCTTGGCCGAACGATAG
- a CDS encoding formate/nitrite transporter family protein, which produces MNLFTPIETVENYAAAGVAKTQAPAWRLLMLGILAGFLIAMGGAVTNTAGHSIANVGLCRLVSGLLFPFGLAMVILTGAELFTGNTLLFLSVLNQRTSAARMLRNWGLVYLGNFAGALAVAAGCAFSGQMDYSAGGLAVFTIKAAAGKCALTFGNAVLLGLFCNVLVTLGVLLSLTGQDLTGRVLGAYLPVAFFVICGFEHSIANMFYIPAGLFARSIPRYAELAARAGLDLTALTWENFLLRNLLPVTLGNILGGMAVALVFWLCHLRGKSG; this is translated from the coding sequence GTGAATCTGTTTACACCTATTGAAACCGTTGAAAACTATGCTGCCGCCGGAGTCGCCAAGACACAGGCCCCCGCTTGGAGGCTCCTGATGCTGGGCATACTGGCGGGGTTTCTCATCGCTATGGGCGGGGCCGTCACCAATACCGCCGGACACAGTATCGCCAATGTGGGGCTGTGCCGGCTGGTCTCAGGATTGCTCTTCCCCTTTGGTCTTGCTATGGTGATCCTCACCGGCGCCGAGCTTTTTACCGGAAACACGCTCCTTTTTCTCTCTGTACTGAATCAGAGGACCAGCGCAGCGAGAATGCTCCGCAACTGGGGGCTGGTGTACCTCGGAAATTTTGCCGGTGCGCTGGCCGTGGCCGCCGGTTGTGCCTTTTCCGGTCAAATGGACTACTCCGCTGGTGGACTGGCGGTCTTTACCATAAAGGCGGCCGCCGGAAAGTGTGCTCTGACCTTTGGAAACGCCGTTCTCCTCGGCCTGTTTTGCAATGTACTGGTCACCCTCGGGGTTCTCCTCTCTCTGACAGGGCAGGACCTCACCGGTCGGGTGCTAGGCGCCTATCTGCCGGTCGCCTTTTTTGTAATCTGTGGTTTTGAGCACAGCATTGCAAATATGTTTTATATCCCGGCGGGCCTTTTTGCGCGGAGCATCCCGCGATATGCCGAGCTGGCTGCCAGGGCGGGGCTGGACCTGACCGCGCTTACCTGGGAGAATTTCCTGCTTCGGAACCTGCTTCCCGTCACGCTGGGAAATATTCTGGGCGGTATGGCGGTTGCCCTTGTCTTTTGGCTGTGTCACTTGAGAGGGAAGAGCGGGTGA
- a CDS encoding DUF6323 family protein, whose product MALMWYEMSSFLLQEQAAEEILHSNRHSLPFGLQLTKQQALELAETRSRALHACGRVEFGAGMIGKLAEAFCSSPYLSRETYAETLNELVELFYLYKSETGERVTDDGLIRYMRAAFDGPCGGSLELLGGRALYRLAHRLRSGACEEDQDV is encoded by the coding sequence ATGGCGCTGATGTGGTACGAAATGTCATCCTTTCTCCTTCAGGAACAGGCTGCGGAAGAAATCCTGCACTCAAACAGGCATTCTCTTCCGTTTGGCCTGCAACTCACCAAACAGCAGGCTCTGGAATTGGCGGAGACCCGCTCCAGAGCACTTCATGCCTGCGGCAGGGTGGAGTTCGGTGCGGGCATGATAGGAAAGCTCGCAGAGGCATTTTGCTCCTCTCCCTATCTCAGCAGAGAGACCTATGCGGAAACTTTGAACGAGTTGGTGGAGCTTTTTTATCTCTATAAGAGCGAGACCGGGGAGCGTGTCACAGACGACGGTCTGATCCGCTATATGCGCGCTGCATTTGACGGTCCCTGCGGCGGTTCACTGGAACTTCTGGGCGGCCGCGCGCTTTACCGCTTGGCCCACAGGCTGCGTTCAGGCGCATGCGAGGAGGACCAGGATGTCTGA